In Anaerolineales bacterium, a genomic segment contains:
- a CDS encoding peptide ABC transporter substrate-binding protein codes for MKQTRLYYILAVFLMASMILSACASSAAGNATPPGGISTQAPTQGGAPTAATTEAPTTAATQSATQATTPAATQAGNPSTSANTIIIGTTDSIASLDPADAYATRDWELIKNISEGLLVWKPGTIDLAPGLATDLGTVSSDGLTYTFTLKDGIKFGDGTPLDATIYAQQLNRLLTIGPKCPNDVADSLAVPFVASITAPDSKTIVFTLKSPVAYFRQLLATSPYVASDPKTFPTDKCVLFPTAPIYGVGPWYIDQYTQKEQVVLKPNPYYTGDLKPQVSEIIVRDYADPQTMALAVQNGEIDVAWRILSPEQITPLKSISGLTVGTINGGGIRYLIINHTMKPTDDLNVDKAIAAAIDRNEIVDTVYGGNVNPLYSMVPPGFLGASTSFDNIYQAPNIDQAKKYLEASGYSTSNPLKLDIWYPPEHYGASTAAAMELIKKQLEATGEIQVNLQSQEWSTYVTALTGGQSYSVGLLGWFFDYPDSSNYLDPFVYNKGEGTNVTAPTTGSTYGTPMNDQIKLLVDLLSQADVEQDPAKRTQLYQQAQDLFANNVVTIPLFFVAEHVVYRSNIHGSSTYATPETLNIGPNIEFNYATLSKTP; via the coding sequence ATGAAACAAACTCGCCTGTATTATATATTGGCTGTGTTTCTCATGGCTAGTATGATCCTGTCTGCATGTGCCTCATCCGCCGCTGGCAATGCGACCCCGCCAGGAGGAATCAGCACACAGGCACCCACTCAGGGTGGTGCACCTACCGCAGCCACAACCGAGGCACCTACCACTGCAGCTACTCAATCTGCAACCCAGGCAACCACGCCAGCTGCTACCCAGGCAGGAAACCCTTCAACGAGTGCTAACACAATCATTATCGGGACAACTGACTCGATTGCCAGCCTCGACCCAGCGGACGCATACGCCACGCGTGACTGGGAACTGATTAAAAATATCAGTGAAGGCTTGCTGGTATGGAAACCTGGCACAATCGACCTTGCCCCAGGCTTGGCTACTGACCTAGGCACGGTTTCATCGGATGGGCTGACCTATACCTTCACGCTGAAGGATGGGATCAAGTTCGGTGATGGCACACCGCTCGACGCTACGATCTATGCCCAACAGCTCAACAGATTGCTGACCATCGGGCCGAAATGCCCGAATGACGTAGCCGATTCACTGGCGGTACCGTTTGTTGCTAGCATCACCGCCCCGGATTCCAAGACCATCGTATTCACACTGAAATCACCTGTTGCCTACTTCCGGCAACTCCTGGCAACTTCACCCTACGTAGCTTCCGATCCCAAGACCTTCCCAACCGACAAGTGCGTGCTGTTCCCAACCGCACCGATCTACGGCGTTGGCCCATGGTACATCGACCAATACACTCAGAAGGAGCAGGTGGTGCTCAAACCCAACCCGTACTATACGGGTGACCTGAAGCCGCAAGTGAGCGAGATCATCGTGCGCGATTACGCTGACCCACAGACCATGGCATTAGCCGTGCAAAACGGTGAGATCGACGTAGCCTGGCGTATCCTCTCGCCCGAGCAGATCACACCGCTCAAGAGCATTTCAGGATTGACTGTTGGTACGATCAATGGTGGAGGCATCCGCTACCTGATCATCAACCACACCATGAAACCCACGGATGACCTGAATGTCGATAAGGCCATCGCTGCAGCAATTGACCGCAATGAAATCGTTGATACTGTTTACGGCGGTAATGTGAATCCACTGTACTCAATGGTGCCACCGGGGTTCTTAGGCGCATCCACATCGTTTGATAACATCTATCAAGCACCCAATATCGACCAAGCCAAGAAATACCTGGAGGCTTCAGGCTACTCGACCAGCAATCCGCTAAAGCTGGATATCTGGTATCCACCTGAGCACTACGGGGCTTCGACAGCCGCGGCGATGGAGCTGATCAAGAAACAGCTTGAGGCAACTGGTGAAATCCAGGTCAACCTGCAGTCGCAGGAGTGGAGCACTTACGTGACTGCCCTGACGGGTGGTCAATCCTACTCCGTTGGACTATTGGGATGGTTCTTCGACTATCCTGATTCATCCAACTACCTGGATCCCTTTGTTTACAACAAGGGCGAAGGCACCAATGTTACTGCTCCGACAACCGGCTCAACTTACGGGACCCCGATGAATGACCAGATCAAGCTGCTGGTTGACCTGTTAAGCCAGGCTGATGTTGAGCAGGATCCTGCCAAGCGCACGCAGCTTTACCAGCAAGCGCAGGATCTTTTTGCCAACAATGTGGTCACTATCCCACTCTTCTTCGTGGCAGAACATGTCGTTTACCGATCCAATATCCACGGCTCGAGTACCTATGCAACGCCCGAGACCTTGAACATTGGGCCGAACATCGAGTTCAACTACGCCACGCTATCGAAGACGCCTTGA
- a CDS encoding oligopeptide ABC transporter ATP-binding protein produces the protein MHNQNLRISSIDTNEELVRVEHLQKYFPIQSGMFASLLNRGNIPSVKAVDDVSFSIYKGEVFGLAGESGSGKSTVGRLVLRLLEPTAGKVIFDGTDLGSLKSEEMRKMRSRMQIVFQDPLASLNPRMTIGQAIDHPARIHLTDLSPEARRKLVLDILSAVGMNPAHIFYDLYPHQISGGQRQRVVLARALVTHPALIVADEPIAMADVSVRALLLDLMMRLKEQFDLTYLFITHDLATAKYVCNRIAIMYLGKMCEVGPLNDVYQYTIHPYTRALLEAVPVPDPTHRRTLPMPRGEIPNAINPPSGCHFHPRCPMARERCSVEEPLLRELRPQHVTACHFAEELLK, from the coding sequence ATGCACAACCAAAACCTCAGGATATCTTCTATTGATACCAATGAAGAACTGGTGAGGGTTGAGCATCTACAAAAGTACTTTCCGATCCAATCTGGTATGTTCGCTTCCCTATTGAACCGCGGCAATATCCCATCAGTTAAGGCAGTGGACGATGTCAGCTTCAGCATCTACAAGGGTGAGGTGTTCGGCCTGGCTGGTGAAAGCGGATCAGGAAAATCTACCGTTGGCAGGCTGGTGCTGCGCCTGTTAGAACCCACAGCAGGCAAGGTGATCTTCGATGGCACCGATCTGGGCAGCCTGAAGAGTGAAGAGATGCGCAAGATGCGCTCACGCATGCAGATCGTCTTCCAAGATCCTTTAGCATCGCTTAATCCACGCATGACGATCGGCCAGGCGATCGACCACCCAGCCAGAATACACCTGACCGACCTTTCCCCTGAAGCAAGGCGTAAGCTGGTTTTAGATATCCTATCTGCCGTGGGTATGAATCCTGCGCATATCTTTTACGACCTTTACCCCCACCAGATCTCAGGAGGGCAGCGCCAGCGAGTGGTGCTGGCTAGAGCTCTGGTGACCCACCCGGCACTAATCGTAGCAGACGAGCCCATCGCCATGGCGGATGTCTCCGTACGCGCATTGCTGCTTGACCTGATGATGAGGCTCAAGGAACAGTTCGACCTGACCTATCTATTCATTACCCACGACCTGGCTACGGCAAAATACGTCTGCAACCGGATTGCGATCATGTATCTCGGTAAAATGTGTGAAGTTGGCCCGTTAAATGATGTCTACCAATACACCATTCACCCTTATACCCGGGCATTGCTCGAAGCCGTGCCTGTGCCCGACCCCACTCACCGGCGAACACTGCCCATGCCAAGAGGCGAGATACCCAACGCGATCAACCCGCCATCAGGGTGCCACTTCCACCCGCGCTGCCCAATGGCGCGCGAAAGGTGCTCTGTCGAAGAACCCCTGCTGCGTGAATTGAGACCGCAACACGTGACAGCCTGCCATTTTGCAGAAGAGCTCCTGAAATAG
- a CDS encoding dipeptide/oligopeptide/nickel ABC transporter ATP-binding protein: protein MPDDILYSIRDLTVEYLTRAGSVKAVDNVSLDIRRGENLGLVGESGCGKSTLGKALMRLHTGPARITEGELLFDGRDLMKLSEKELPEIRGAEIGMVFQDPMTSLNPVQRISEHLTETIQTHEPEVSDADARKRAEELIERLGIRKERISEYPHQMSGGMRQRIMISLALSLRAKLVIADEPTTSLDVIVEAKFLDLLKELQKEFGLTILLITHNIGVVAEVADRIAVMYAAKLVELGDVTEVFANPRHPYTQGLLRSVPNIKLDGGELYKMAGAPPDLSHPPHGCRFHPRCPFVMDICREQDPPLEDIEAGLLAACWLYPQVMAKKQEQSHA, encoded by the coding sequence ATGCCTGACGATATTCTATATTCCATTCGCGATCTTACTGTAGAGTACCTCACCCGGGCGGGCTCGGTTAAAGCCGTGGACAATGTCTCACTGGATATCCGACGAGGTGAAAACCTTGGCTTAGTGGGTGAATCGGGCTGTGGTAAGTCTACCCTCGGTAAGGCTTTAATGCGCTTACATACTGGGCCAGCTAGAATCACTGAAGGTGAGCTGCTGTTCGATGGTCGCGATTTGATGAAGCTGTCGGAGAAGGAGTTACCGGAGATCCGCGGGGCGGAAATCGGGATGGTATTCCAAGACCCGATGACTTCACTCAACCCAGTCCAGCGCATCAGTGAGCACCTGACCGAAACCATCCAAACCCATGAGCCGGAAGTCTCTGATGCAGATGCAAGGAAACGCGCCGAAGAACTTATCGAGCGGCTAGGCATCCGGAAAGAGCGCATCAGCGAATACCCACACCAGATGTCGGGCGGTATGCGACAGCGAATAATGATCTCACTGGCACTTTCACTGAGGGCAAAACTGGTGATTGCCGATGAACCAACCACTTCTTTGGATGTTATCGTTGAGGCCAAGTTCCTGGATTTACTCAAGGAATTGCAGAAAGAATTCGGCCTGACCATCCTGCTCATCACGCACAACATTGGCGTGGTGGCAGAAGTGGCCGACCGCATTGCGGTGATGTATGCGGCCAAGCTGGTCGAGCTCGGCGATGTAACCGAAGTCTTTGCCAACCCAAGGCATCCATACACCCAGGGATTGCTGCGCTCGGTGCCTAACATCAAGTTGGATGGTGGAGAGCTGTATAAAATGGCAGGGGCACCCCCGGATCTATCACACCCACCTCACGGCTGCCGATTCCACCCACGTTGCCCCTTCGTTATGGATATTTGCCGAGAGCAAGACCCTCCTTTGGAGGATATTGAAGCAGGCCTGTTGGCTGCATGCTGGCTTTACCCTCAGGTAATGGCCAAGAAACAGGAGCAGAGCCATGCCTGA
- a CDS encoding peptide ABC transporter permease, translating to MSPIGFIALLIGVPALFLLGYVFIRGSTGLRRYILTRIVLTLPMVLILGSLVFLIMRVVPGDPVRSALGPKGTPEMIQQIRTQLGLNDPMYVQYGRYLVQLFTLHFGNSLVGAHRPIADEMSERFPATLELIIPASILALVIGIFGGAHAAAHRKGVADYGWRIYAVIIYSLPIFWLGLMLQLLFGVKLHILPISGRIDPVIGTTLTHITNIYTIDSIITGNWLALKSVLQHLVLPTITLGLILSGIFVRLTRINVIETLSMDYISAARARGIRERVLVYGHALKNALIPIITLIGLQIAILLAGAVLTETVFSWPGMGSYLVERISQRDYTAVQSTIAVFALLVAMISLAVDVIYSLVDPRVRY from the coding sequence ATGTCTCCTATCGGTTTTATTGCACTTCTCATCGGTGTTCCGGCCCTATTTCTGCTAGGTTATGTGTTCATCCGTGGCAGTACTGGTCTGCGGCGCTATATTCTGACTCGCATTGTGCTGACCCTGCCGATGGTCCTCATCCTGGGATCGTTGGTATTTCTCATCATGAGGGTGGTTCCAGGCGACCCGGTGCGATCAGCGCTTGGCCCGAAAGGGACACCCGAAATGATCCAGCAGATCCGCACCCAGCTCGGATTAAATGATCCGATGTATGTCCAGTACGGCCGGTACCTGGTGCAATTATTTACCCTGCACTTTGGTAATTCCCTCGTGGGTGCTCACCGGCCAATCGCGGACGAGATGAGCGAGCGGTTCCCGGCAACGTTGGAGCTGATCATACCTGCCTCCATCCTGGCATTGGTCATCGGGATATTCGGAGGTGCACACGCGGCTGCCCACCGCAAGGGGGTGGCCGATTATGGATGGCGTATCTACGCAGTCATCATATACTCACTACCCATATTCTGGTTGGGATTGATGCTCCAGCTATTGTTTGGGGTGAAATTACACATCCTGCCAATCTCCGGCCGGATCGACCCGGTCATCGGCACTACATTAACCCATATTACCAATATCTACACCATAGATTCGATCATTACCGGTAATTGGCTGGCACTCAAGTCGGTGCTGCAGCACCTGGTATTGCCCACGATCACGCTTGGACTAATCCTGTCGGGTATTTTCGTACGCCTCACACGCATCAATGTTATCGAAACATTATCGATGGATTACATATCAGCGGCCCGGGCGCGCGGCATCCGTGAACGTGTCTTGGTTTACGGCCATGCACTTAAAAATGCACTTATTCCCATTATCACATTAATAGGTTTACAGATTGCCATCTTATTGGCAGGTGCGGTTCTAACCGAGACTGTGTTTTCCTGGCCTGGTATGGGCAGTTACCTGGTGGAGCGCATCTCGCAACGAGATTACACAGCCGTACAAAGCACCATCGCGGTGTTCGCCCTATTGGTAGCTATGATCAGCCTGGCAGTGGACGTCATTTACAGCCTGGTTGACCCAAGGGTGAGGTATTAA
- a CDS encoding TIGR00159 family protein, whose amino-acid sequence MIESLGFIIDRITWLSILDLAIVTLIFFGLLILLRDTQAVVLLRGVLVLVVLGSLLSSMEVLPAFSWLVRTTLPALVLAIPVIFAPEIRRALERLGRAGFIFGNGKASPGTQRSISAVVNAAVRLSDRRHGALIVFQRLDNLEEYIRTGVTVDAQMTPELILQVFYPNTPLHDGAAIIEGSRMVAAACVMPLSASGVLAHTPDRQLGLRHRAALGISETTDAVVVVVSEESGTISVVHNGRMIRRLDSERLDNILRTFFSPEAERKGLADWFKSIYPSNDKPTGEDK is encoded by the coding sequence CTGATTGAAAGCCTGGGTTTTATCATCGACCGGATTACCTGGTTGAGTATCCTCGACCTTGCCATCGTCACGTTAATCTTCTTTGGCTTGCTGATTCTTCTGCGCGATACCCAGGCGGTTGTGTTATTGCGGGGTGTGCTCGTCCTGGTGGTGTTGGGAAGCCTGTTAAGTAGCATGGAAGTCCTGCCGGCCTTTTCCTGGCTGGTGCGTACCACCCTGCCTGCGTTGGTCCTGGCTATTCCGGTGATCTTCGCCCCCGAGATTCGCCGGGCATTGGAGCGCCTTGGGCGAGCAGGATTTATATTTGGCAATGGCAAGGCCTCCCCAGGCACACAAAGATCCATCTCCGCCGTGGTCAACGCGGCTGTCCGCCTCTCTGACCGCCGCCATGGTGCTTTGATTGTCTTCCAGCGCCTGGATAACCTGGAGGAATACATCCGCACCGGTGTCACCGTGGATGCTCAGATGACACCTGAGCTGATCCTGCAGGTCTTTTATCCCAATACACCCCTGCATGATGGCGCAGCCATCATCGAAGGCTCACGTATGGTGGCTGCTGCCTGCGTGATGCCTCTCTCGGCCAGCGGCGTCTTGGCTCATACTCCCGACCGTCAGCTGGGCTTGCGGCACCGGGCTGCCCTGGGGATATCTGAGACTACCGACGCAGTCGTCGTGGTTGTTTCAGAAGAGAGCGGCACCATCTCGGTGGTCCATAACGGCCGCATGATCCGCCGCTTGGATTCCGAGCGCCTAGATAATATTTTACGGACATTCTTCTCACCTGAAGCTGAGCGTAAAGGCTTGGCAGACTGGTTTAAAAGCATTTATCCGAGCAATGACAAGCCCACGGGTGAGGATAAATAA
- a CDS encoding peptide ABC transporter substrate-binding protein: MKHNRWFQIFALVVLASMILVACAPQATPTTPPTAEPTVAAPPTEVPPTEVPPTEVPATEAPTAEPTKNTVIIGVTDKLASLDPADAYAIMDWESIKNISEGLLRWKPGTLDLEPALATDMGTISEDGLTYTFTLKDGIKFADGTPLDATMYAAQLNRLLTIGPGATCPNGVAGALVTPYVQSITAPDAKTIVFTLKNKIGYFVQLLATAPYVVSDPKTFPADTCVLFPEAPIYGVGPWYISQFTKDEQIVFEPNPYYTGDLKPQVDQIIRRDYADAQTMALAVQNGEIDVAWRQFSPDQINPLKAIEGLNVATVPGGSIRFLILNHTMAPTDDPNVVKAIASAIDRNEIADTVYGGNVEPLYSMIPSGFLGADDVFDTMYAAPNLDAAKQFLAASGYTETNPLKLEMWYPPEHYGPSTAAWMELIKKQLEATGAIQVTLQAQEWSTYVTALTGGQAYAAGVLGWFFDYPDSSNYLDPFVYNGGEGTNVSPAAEGTDYGNPINDKAKQLVDLLAQADSETDQGKRADLYKQAADIYADLVASVPIFFNAEHIIYRTNITGTSTFAYPETLNVGPNIEFYYSLINKTP; this comes from the coding sequence ATGAAACACAACCGCTGGTTCCAAATTTTCGCCCTCGTCGTATTGGCCAGCATGATCCTAGTAGCCTGTGCTCCGCAAGCCACGCCAACTACCCCGCCAACCGCCGAGCCAACCGTGGCGGCTCCACCAACTGAAGTGCCACCCACCGAAGTTCCACCAACGGAAGTGCCTGCGACTGAAGCACCTACTGCAGAGCCAACCAAGAACACGGTCATCATTGGCGTCACTGATAAACTTGCCAGCCTTGATCCTGCAGATGCCTACGCAATTATGGACTGGGAATCGATCAAGAATATCAGTGAAGGCCTGCTACGCTGGAAACCTGGCACGCTGGACCTCGAGCCAGCGCTGGCAACTGACATGGGCACGATTTCTGAGGACGGCCTGACCTATACATTCACATTGAAGGATGGTATCAAGTTCGCAGATGGAACTCCCCTAGATGCGACCATGTACGCGGCACAGCTTAACCGCCTGCTGACCATCGGCCCGGGAGCCACATGCCCGAATGGTGTGGCAGGTGCATTGGTCACTCCATACGTTCAAAGCATTACTGCTCCCGATGCTAAAACGATCGTCTTCACCCTTAAAAACAAAATAGGTTATTTTGTCCAGCTTTTGGCAACCGCGCCGTATGTTGTATCAGATCCAAAGACGTTCCCCGCTGATACCTGCGTGCTGTTCCCGGAAGCCCCCATCTACGGTGTCGGACCCTGGTATATCTCGCAGTTCACCAAAGATGAGCAGATCGTCTTTGAGCCGAACCCGTATTACACCGGTGACCTGAAGCCGCAAGTTGACCAGATCATCCGCCGAGACTACGCTGATGCCCAGACGATGGCTTTGGCGGTCCAGAATGGCGAGATCGACGTTGCCTGGCGCCAGTTCTCACCCGACCAGATCAACCCATTGAAGGCCATTGAAGGATTAAACGTTGCAACTGTTCCAGGTGGATCAATCCGCTTCCTAATCCTCAACCACACCATGGCACCCACTGACGATCCGAATGTGGTTAAGGCCATTGCCTCTGCGATCGACCGCAACGAAATTGCTGACACGGTGTACGGCGGTAACGTGGAACCTTTGTACTCGATGATCCCATCAGGGTTCCTGGGTGCGGATGATGTCTTCGACACCATGTACGCTGCGCCGAACCTGGACGCCGCCAAGCAATTCCTGGCCGCTTCTGGTTATACCGAGACCAATCCACTCAAGCTTGAGATGTGGTACCCGCCTGAGCACTACGGGCCATCCACAGCAGCCTGGATGGAGTTGATTAAAAAGCAACTGGAAGCAACCGGTGCGATCCAGGTGACCTTGCAGGCCCAGGAATGGAGCACCTATGTTACTGCCCTGACTGGTGGACAAGCTTATGCCGCAGGCGTGTTGGGCTGGTTCTTCGATTATCCTGACAGCTCCAACTACCTGGATCCATTCGTTTACAACGGTGGTGAAGGCACCAACGTCTCCCCGGCTGCTGAGGGTACCGATTACGGCAACCCGATCAACGACAAGGCTAAGCAACTGGTTGACCTGTTAGCCCAAGCAGACAGTGAAACCGACCAAGGAAAACGCGCTGATCTTTACAAGCAGGCCGCAGATATTTATGCTGATCTGGTGGCGTCTGTGCCCATCTTCTTCAATGCAGAACATATTATCTACAGGACCAATATCACGGGTACCAGCACGTTCGCCTATCCTGAGACTTTGAACGTCGGACCCAACATCGAGTTCTACTACTCATTAATCAACAAGACACCATAA
- a CDS encoding DegV family protein: MPDYLITCCSTVDLPYEHLLKRGIPYTSFHFNIDGMEFPDDLGQTMPFEEFYRRVAAGAMPTTSQVNMGQYLSFFEPFLQQGQDILHLSLSSGLSGSYNSALLAREELLHKYPGRKLLLVDTLGASSGYGLLTDLAADMRDGGATLEEVHAWVEARKLNLHHWFFSTDLTHYRRGGRLSATSAFMGTLMHICPLMNMNDEGKLIPRAKVRGKKHVISEIVRMMELHAQDGLEYSGKCFISHSACIDDAREVARLIEAKFPRMNDSVMVNSVGMVIGSHTGPGTVALFFLGDKRTS; this comes from the coding sequence ATGCCTGACTATTTGATCACCTGCTGTTCCACGGTTGACCTGCCTTACGAGCATCTGCTCAAGAGAGGCATCCCCTATACCAGTTTCCACTTTAATATAGATGGGATGGAATTTCCTGATGACCTGGGCCAGACCATGCCGTTTGAGGAGTTTTATCGTCGGGTTGCTGCAGGGGCGATGCCCACCACTTCACAGGTAAATATGGGTCAGTACCTCAGCTTTTTTGAGCCATTTCTGCAGCAAGGCCAAGATATTTTACATCTTTCCTTATCTTCCGGTTTATCGGGGTCATATAATTCTGCCCTGCTTGCCCGTGAAGAGCTGCTGCATAAATATCCTGGGCGTAAACTGTTGTTGGTCGATACTCTGGGAGCGTCATCAGGGTACGGCCTGCTAACCGACCTGGCTGCCGACATGCGCGATGGAGGAGCAACCCTCGAAGAAGTGCACGCCTGGGTTGAGGCGCGTAAGCTTAATCTCCATCATTGGTTTTTCTCAACTGATCTCACCCATTACCGGCGCGGGGGGCGATTATCTGCCACCTCTGCCTTCATGGGCACCCTGATGCACATCTGTCCGCTGATGAACATGAACGATGAGGGTAAATTAATTCCCCGGGCGAAGGTCCGTGGGAAAAAGCATGTCATCAGCGAAATTGTCCGCATGATGGAGCTGCATGCCCAGGATGGCCTGGAGTATTCTGGAAAGTGTTTCATCAGCCATTCTGCATGCATTGATGATGCTCGTGAAGTTGCCCGGTTGATCGAAGCGAAATTTCCTCGGATGAATGATTCGGTCATGGTCAACAGCGTTGGCATGGTTATCGGTTCCCATACCGGTCCTGGCACAGTCGCCCTCTTTTTCTTGGGTGACAAGCGCACCTCCTGA
- a CDS encoding dephospho-CoA kinase, whose product MSAWPGKFVIGLTGNIATGKSVVRKMLEHLGAYGIDADALGHRAIARDAPGYKPVLDTFGKWILGPDGQVDRAKLARVVFADPDALVQLESIVHPLVRQAIDLLIRRSSQKVIVIEAIKLLEGPLRQACDTIWVTYTQKQTQISRLTQKRGLSLAVAHQRINSQPAQEEKVKAADIVIQNEGSFEETWQQVTRAWKVLFPSFDSGIYKPITAPKGVMLVEKARPRHAAEIAALVGQLSNGRNKPTDEDIMAAFGEKAFLFLKIDGAPVGVVGWQVENLVERTDDVYIDPRQPLSDAMQALLKEIESTSRDLQCEIALLFLPPELSAQEDIWTSLGYEMCTIESLGVRAWQEAAQETLGKGESMYFKQLRKDRVLRPV is encoded by the coding sequence ATGAGTGCCTGGCCAGGAAAATTCGTTATCGGTCTTACGGGTAATATCGCTACCGGCAAAAGCGTCGTGCGCAAGATGCTTGAGCATCTTGGTGCTTATGGCATTGATGCCGATGCGCTCGGTCATCGGGCCATCGCCAGGGATGCCCCTGGGTATAAACCGGTGCTAGATACGTTTGGCAAGTGGATCTTGGGCCCCGATGGCCAGGTCGATCGGGCCAAGCTAGCCCGGGTGGTGTTTGCCGATCCTGATGCTTTGGTGCAGCTCGAATCCATCGTCCACCCGCTGGTACGCCAGGCCATTGACCTTTTGATCCGCCGTTCATCGCAAAAGGTGATCGTGATCGAGGCCATCAAGCTGCTGGAAGGTCCCCTACGCCAGGCATGTGATACCATCTGGGTGACCTACACGCAAAAACAGACCCAAATCTCCCGCCTCACTCAAAAACGGGGCCTCAGCCTGGCGGTTGCCCACCAGCGTATTAATTCACAGCCAGCGCAAGAAGAGAAAGTTAAGGCTGCCGATATAGTCATCCAAAATGAAGGCTCATTTGAAGAGACCTGGCAGCAGGTCACGCGTGCCTGGAAAGTGCTCTTCCCTTCCTTCGATTCGGGTATCTATAAGCCCATCACCGCCCCCAAGGGCGTCATGCTGGTGGAAAAAGCCCGCCCGCGTCATGCCGCCGAGATTGCCGCTCTGGTTGGCCAGCTAAGCAACGGTCGCAACAAGCCCACCGACGAAGACATCATGGCTGCTTTCGGTGAAAAAGCTTTCCTGTTCCTCAAGATCGATGGGGCTCCGGTGGGTGTGGTAGGCTGGCAGGTAGAAAATCTGGTTGAGCGTACCGACGATGTGTATATCGATCCCAGGCAGCCTCTCTCAGACGCCATGCAGGCGCTCTTAAAAGAAATCGAGTCGACCTCCCGTGATCTGCAGTGTGAGATTGCCCTGCTCTTTTTACCCCCCGAATTATCCGCTCAGGAAGACATCTGGACTTCCCTTGGGTACGAGATGTGCACCATCGAATCATTAGGTGTGCGTGCCTGGCAGGAAGCAGCTCAAGAGACCCTTGGAAAAGGGGAGTCCATGTACTTTAAACAATTACGCAAGGATCGCGTGCTGCGTCCTGTTTGA